Proteins from a genomic interval of Anas platyrhynchos isolate ZD024472 breed Pekin duck chromosome 4, IASCAAS_PekinDuck_T2T, whole genome shotgun sequence:
- the RNF4 gene encoding E3 ubiquitin-protein ligase RNF4 isoform X1, with the protein MLLGLAAWLWSAASGSGMGTLKQTQRKRRGGSVNSRQAQKRSRLIASTTEMASEAEPIELEESAGEEVVDLTCESSDPVVVDLTHNDSVVIVEENQRRRRNLRLRSQRQSDSCVLSSDDEDETRDNDVYVTDKVSRELGPLEDETASSKPSGTVSCPICMDGYSEIVQSGRLIVSTKCGHVFCSQCLRDSLRNANSCPTCRKKLTHRQYHPIYI; encoded by the exons ATGCTCCTGGGACTTGCAGCCTGGCTTTGGTCAGCAGCTAGTGGATCAGGAATGGGAACCTTAAAGCAG ACTCAAAGAAAGCGCCGTGGAGGATCGGTGAATTCTAGGCAAGCTCAGAAACGAAGCAGGCTGATAGCTTCCACCACGgaaatggcttcagaagcagaGCCAATAGAACTTGAAGAAAGTG CTGGTGAAGAAGTTGTAGATCTCACGTGTGAATCTTCTGATCCTGTAGTAGTTGATCTAACTCACAATGATTCTGTTGTG ATTGTTGAAG aGAATCAACGGCGAAGGAGAAATCTCAGACTAAGAAGCCAGCGGCAGTCAGACAGCTGTGTGCTGAGCAGCGATGATGAAGATGAAACAAGAGATAATGATGTGTATGTAACAGATAAAGTGTCTCGAGAATTGGGACCACTGGAGGATGAAACTGCAAGTTCAAA GCCTTCTGGTACCGTGAGTTGTCCGATTTGCATGGACGGCTACTCAGAG attGTGCAAAGCGGGCGACTTATTGTGTCAACCAAATGTGGCCATGTTTTCTGTAGTCAGTGCCTCCGTGATTCCCTTCGGAACGCCAATTCCTGCCCAACCTGTAGGAAAAAACTCACTCACAGACAATACCATCCAATTTATATATGA
- the RNF4 gene encoding E3 ubiquitin-protein ligase RNF4 isoform X3, which translates to MASEAEPIELEESAGEEVVDLTCESSDPVVVDLTHNDSVVIVEENQRRRRNLRLRSQRQSDSCVLSSDDEDETRDNDVYVTDKVSRELGPLEDETASSKPSGTVSCPICMDGYSEIVQSGRLIVSTKCGHVFCSQCLRDSLRNANSCPTCRKKLTHRQYHPIYI; encoded by the exons atggcttcagaagcagaGCCAATAGAACTTGAAGAAAGTG CTGGTGAAGAAGTTGTAGATCTCACGTGTGAATCTTCTGATCCTGTAGTAGTTGATCTAACTCACAATGATTCTGTTGTG ATTGTTGAAG aGAATCAACGGCGAAGGAGAAATCTCAGACTAAGAAGCCAGCGGCAGTCAGACAGCTGTGTGCTGAGCAGCGATGATGAAGATGAAACAAGAGATAATGATGTGTATGTAACAGATAAAGTGTCTCGAGAATTGGGACCACTGGAGGATGAAACTGCAAGTTCAAA GCCTTCTGGTACCGTGAGTTGTCCGATTTGCATGGACGGCTACTCAGAG attGTGCAAAGCGGGCGACTTATTGTGTCAACCAAATGTGGCCATGTTTTCTGTAGTCAGTGCCTCCGTGATTCCCTTCGGAACGCCAATTCCTGCCCAACCTGTAGGAAAAAACTCACTCACAGACAATACCATCCAATTTATATATGA
- the RNF4 gene encoding E3 ubiquitin-protein ligase RNF4 isoform X2: MSTTQRKRRGGSVNSRQAQKRSRLIASTTEMASEAEPIELEESAGEEVVDLTCESSDPVVVDLTHNDSVVIVEENQRRRRNLRLRSQRQSDSCVLSSDDEDETRDNDVYVTDKVSRELGPLEDETASSKPSGTVSCPICMDGYSEIVQSGRLIVSTKCGHVFCSQCLRDSLRNANSCPTCRKKLTHRQYHPIYI, translated from the exons ATGAGTACA ACTCAAAGAAAGCGCCGTGGAGGATCGGTGAATTCTAGGCAAGCTCAGAAACGAAGCAGGCTGATAGCTTCCACCACGgaaatggcttcagaagcagaGCCAATAGAACTTGAAGAAAGTG CTGGTGAAGAAGTTGTAGATCTCACGTGTGAATCTTCTGATCCTGTAGTAGTTGATCTAACTCACAATGATTCTGTTGTG ATTGTTGAAG aGAATCAACGGCGAAGGAGAAATCTCAGACTAAGAAGCCAGCGGCAGTCAGACAGCTGTGTGCTGAGCAGCGATGATGAAGATGAAACAAGAGATAATGATGTGTATGTAACAGATAAAGTGTCTCGAGAATTGGGACCACTGGAGGATGAAACTGCAAGTTCAAA GCCTTCTGGTACCGTGAGTTGTCCGATTTGCATGGACGGCTACTCAGAG attGTGCAAAGCGGGCGACTTATTGTGTCAACCAAATGTGGCCATGTTTTCTGTAGTCAGTGCCTCCGTGATTCCCTTCGGAACGCCAATTCCTGCCCAACCTGTAGGAAAAAACTCACTCACAGACAATACCATCCAATTTATATATGA